Proteins encoded within one genomic window of Drosophila willistoni isolate 14030-0811.24 chromosome XL unlocalized genomic scaffold, UCI_dwil_1.1 Seg141, whole genome shotgun sequence:
- the LOC6648841 gene encoding furin-like protease 2 isoform X4 — MLDITIGNDDGNSRNRTEYTQHNHHNDDDVYNDDDRLQSTLSTSCCIASSFVGLPAAAAYRKHCTDDKRIPLLRRQQQQQQERRKPTPPYVKLQNRNYLCTFSRMAAKSSCIYFLLVLIVNLSRNTSAYQNLNESSTNSGKILQQQNESLNANYLHHPQQQQHLIHNVERTGTETNTHINASTKRNSYDDYHHEHLHQHLNDIDIFGSYNMPEEPIYTNEFAVYIPAGKSVADEIAAKYGFTNKGQIGALNDYYLYQHHRVSKRSIRLSRKHHSALKSEFEVKWLQQQHEKIRRKRDGPYQDILPTYTSQSQSVLNPTLSTHTPRMEYRDVSAHLIFSDPLFKEQWYLNGGAKDGLDMNVGPAWQKGYTGKGVVVSILDDGIQTNHPDLAQNYDPDASFDINGNDSDPTPQDNGDNKHGTRCAGEVAAVAFNNYCGVGVAYNASIGGVRMLDGKVNDVVEAQALSLNPSHIDIYSASWGPEDDGSTVDGPGPLARRAFIYGVTSGRQGKGSIFVWASGNGGRYTDSCNCDGYTNSIFTLSISSATQAGFKPWYLEECSSTLATTYSSGTPGHDKSVATVDMDGRLRPDHICTVEHTGTSASAPLAAGICALALEANPELTWRDMQYLVVYTSRPGPLEKESGWTLNGVKRKYSHKFGYGLMDAGAMVSLAEQWTSVPPQHICKSRENNEDRKIDGSYGYTLSTHMDVNGCAGTINEVRYLEHVQCRITLRFFPRGNLRILLTSPMGTTSTLLFERPRDIVKSNFDDWPFLSVHFWGEKAEGRWTLQVINGGRRRVNQPGILSKWQLIFYGTSSQPMRLKSELLNPNPQLRNPVGSNPFLFPSASNIGQPSNEGGNFNTDSFAGYLNYQNIFTSAGSNPEPATATLDGHNVSASIVAEDEMADNNNNNNKNKLILHSCDGECGTSGCYGRGPTQCVACSHYRLDNTCVSRCPPRSFPNQMGICWPCHDSCETCAGAGPDSCLTCAPAHLHVIDLAVCLQVCPDGYFENTKNRTCIPCEPNCASCQDHPEFCTSCDHHLVMHENKCYSACPSDTYETEDNKCAFCHSTCGTCNGPTDQDCITCRPSRYAWQTKCMNNCPEGFYADKKRLECMPCPKGCKTCTSSGLCSDCMENWTLNKKDKCIVAGSETCSDSEFFNPTEGQCQSCHATCETCNGPLESNCMSCPSSRLLELNHCVTGCQDGFFMETGVCSPCLHTCTQCFSRTNCSNCSKGLELQNGECRTTCADGYYSDRGICAKCYLSCRTCSGPRRNQCVQCPIGWQLAAGECHPECPEGFYKSDFGCQKCHHYCKTCNDAGPLACSSCPSHFMLDGGLCMECLSSEYYDTTTQTCKSCHNSCRSCLGPGQYSCKTCATPLHLDQLNSQCVPCCQNHTTSSSSSSSSTSAGIDDSCCHCDKQTGECKATSTGGKRRTVIGNENSFKSGGDGARSNGGAYGNDEGNSNEFLLRLDSPLTALTAIAVAICLLIITIFSIIFAVLQRNSNHVSRNSVRYRKIISKSSGNGRKNPTTTKTSNEARFIFNIGEDDDSDDNTDDDDNNDNNTMDGRKIVYEPKTSTIHGNEFYLKSTNDIDAIEFHTNNKSSNESHSRRSSININAMEYAKNKNIQTNQTAATGSNGNTKSSVCS; from the exons ATGCTTGATATAACAATAGGCAACGACGACGGTAACAGCAGAAATAGAACAGAATACACACAGCATAATcatcataatgatgatgatgtttataatgatgatgatcggCTACAGTCGACGTTATCAACATCCTGTTGTATAGCCTCGTCCTTTGTGGGAttgcccgccgccgctgcataTCGAAAGCACTGCACTGATGATAAAAGAATTCCGCTCCTCCgccggcagcagcaacagcagcaggagaggAGAAAACCAACTCCTCCATATGTGAAACTCCAGAATAGAAACTATTTATGTACATTTAGCCGTATGGCGGCAAAAAGCagttgtatatattttttattagttttaatAGTTAACCTAAGCCGAAATACTAGTGcttatcaaaatttaaatgaaagcTCAACTAATTCTGGCAAAATActccaacaacaaaatgagaGTCTAAATGCCAACTATCTACATcatccacaacaacaacaacatctcATTCATAATGTAGAGCGAACAGGGACAGAGACAAATACTCACATTAATGCCAGTACAAAGAGAAATAGTTATGATGACTACCACCATGAGCATCTGCATCAGCATCTAAATGATATTGATATCTTTGGCTCATATAATATGCCAGAGGAACCAATTTATACAAATGAATTTGCCGTCTATATACCGGCTGGAAAATCTGTAGCCGATGAAATAGCAGCAAAATATGGCTTCACCAATAAGGGACAg ATTGGAGCTCTCAATGACTATTATCTGTATCAGCACCACCGCGTATCTAAGCGTTCGATTCGTTTGAGTCGCAAGCATCACAGTGCCTTAAAGTCAGAGTTCGAG GTTAAATggctgcagcagcaacatgaGAAAATTCGACGTAAAAGAGATGGACCCTATCAAGATATATTACCCACCTACA CATCTCAATCCCAATCGGTGCTCAATCCAACTCTATCCACACATACGCCACGCATGGAATATAGAGATGTTTCCGCCCATTTAATATTCTCCGATCCGTTGTTTAAGGAACAGTGGTATTTG AATGGCGGAGCTAAGGATGGCTTGGACATGAATGTTGGACCTGCTTGGCAAAAGGGTTATACCGGAAAAGGTGTTGTGGTTTCCATTCTAGATGACGGTATACAAACAAATCATCCCGATCTCGCCCAGAATTAT GATCCTGATGCATCATTCGATATTAATGGCAATGACTCGGATCCAACGCCTCAGGATAATGGGGATAATAAGCATGGAACACGCTGTGCCGGAGAGgtagctgctgttgcttttaaTAACTATTGCGGCGTGGGTGTGGCATATAATGCTAGCATTGGTG GTGTACGCATGTTGGATGGAAAAGTTAATGATGTGGTTGAGGCACAAGCTTTAAGCTTGAATCCCTCGCATATCGATATCTATAGTGCCTCTTGGGGTCCCGAAGATGATGGCTCGACAGTCGATGGTCCCGGACCGTTAGCCCGTCGTGCCTTTATTTATGGTGTGACCAGTGGCCGCCAGGGCAAAGGTTCGATATTTGTGTGGGCCTCGGGTAATGGTGGCCGTTACACCGACTCGTGCAATTGCGATGGATACACCAACTCCATTTTCACCCTATCCATATCAAGTGCCACTCAAGCTGG CTTTAAGCCGTGGTATCTTGAGGAATGCTCTTCCACACTGGCCACCACATACAGTTCGGGAACTCCGGGACATGACAAGAGTGTGGCAACTGTTGATATGGATGGACGCCTGCGACCCGATCACATTTGTACGGTTGAGCATACAGGAACCTCAGCATCGGCCCCATTGGCAGCCGGCATATGTGCTCTAGCCTTGGAGGCCAATCCGGAGTTAACATGGCGTGATATGCAGTATTTGGTGGTCTATACCTCACGACCAGGACCGCTGGAGAAGGAAAGTGGCTGGACATTGAATGGCGTGAAACGAAAATATAGTCACAAATTTGGTTATGGTCTGATGGATGCGGGCGCCATGGTTTCCCTGGCCGAGCAATGGACATCTGTGCCGCCGCAACACATTTGCAAGTCGCGGGAGAATAATGAAGATCGTAAAATTGATGGCAGCTATGGCTATACATTGTCCACTCACATGGATGTTAATGGTTGCGCCGGCACTATCAATGAGGTGCGCTATCTGGAGCATGTTCAATGTCGGATCACATTGCGCTTCTTTCCCCGTGGCAATTTGCGTATTCTGCTAACCTCACCGATGGGTACAACCAGCACATTGCTCTTTGAACGACCCCGAGATATTGTCAAATCCAATTTCGATGATTGGCCATTCCTGAGTGTTCATTTCTGGGGCGAAAAGGCCGAGGGACGCTGGACACTGCAGGTGATTAACGGTGGCAGGCGACGTGTCAATCAGCCGGGCATATTGTCCAAGTGGCAATTGATATTCTATGGCACTTCAAGCCAGCCAATGCGTCTCAAATCCGAGCTACTCAATCCGAATCCACAATTGCGTAATCCGGTTGGCTCCAATCCGTTCCTCTTTCCATCGGCCTCCAATATAGGCCAACCATCGAACGAAGGTGGTAATTTTAATACGGACAGTTTTGCTGGTTATCTGAACTATCAGAATATATTTACCAGCGCTGGCTCGAATCCAGAGCCAGCTACGGCCACATTAGATGGTCATAATGTATCTGCTAGCATTGTGGCAGAAGATGAGATGGCcgacaataacaacaacaacaacaagaacaagttGATCCTCCATTCCTGCGATGGTGAATGCGGTACATCGGGTTGTTATGGACGCGGACCAACTCAGTGTGTGGCCTGCAGTCATTATCGTTTAGACAA CACTTGCGTTAGTCGTTGCCCGCCCCGTTCGTTCCCCAATCAAATGGGCATATGCTGGCCCTGTCACGATTCATGTGAAACTTGTGCTGGCGCTGGACCAGACAGTTGTCTCACCTGTGCCCCAGCCCATTTGCATGTCATCGATTTGGCCGTTTGTCTGCAAGTTTGTCCCGATGGATATTTTGAGA ATACCAAAAATCGTACATGTATTCCCTGTGAGCCCAATTGTGCATCATGCCAAGATCATCCAGAATTTTGTACTAGCTGTGATCACCATTTGGTTATGCATGAGAATAAATGCTATTCGGCCTGTCCCTCGGACACATACGAGACGGAGGATAACAA ATGCGCCTTCTGTCATTCCACCTGTGGCACTTGCAATGGCCCAACAGATCAAGATTGCATAACATGTCGTCCCAGTCGCTATGCCTGGCAAACCAAATGCATGAATAATTGTCCAGAAGGTTTCTATGCTGACAAAAAACGTCTTGAGTGCATGCCATGTCCCAAAGGATGCAAAACCTGCACCAGCAGTGGCCTCTGCTCCGATTGTATGGAAAATTGGACACTAAACAAGAAGGACAAATGCATTGTAGCTGGCAGCGAAACGTGCAGTGATT CTGAATTCTTTAATCCAACTGAGGGTCAATGCCAATCATGTCATGCCACTTGCGAGACATGCAACGGTCCATTGGAATCCAATTGCATGTCATGTCCTTCGAGTCGTCTGCTTGAACTGAATCATTGTGTTACCGGTTGTCAGGATGGTTTCTTTATGGAAACGGGCGTTTGTTCGCCTTGTCTGCACACCTGTACACAATGTTTCTCTCGCACCAATTGCAGCAACTGCTCCAAGGGACTGGAACTACAAAATGGTGAATGTCGCACAACTTGTGCCGATGG ATATTATAGTGATCGTGGCATTTGTGCTAAATGCTATCTCAGTTGCCGCACTTGCAGTGGACCACGACGAAATCAGTGTGTTCAATGTCCAATTGGCTGGCAATTGGCAGCCGGCGAATGCCATCCAGAATGTCCGGAAGGATTCTACAAATCTGATTTTGGTTGTCAGAAATGTCATCATTATTGCAAGACTTGCAATG atGCCGGGCCACTTGCTTGTTCGTCGTGTCCATCACATTTTATGCTGGATGGTGGCCTATGCATGGAATGCCTCAGTTCCGAGTATTATGATACTACAACACAAACCTGCAAGAGCTGTCACAATTCATGTCGTTCATGCCTAGGACCTGGCCAGTATTCTTGCAAGACATGCGCAACTCCCTTGCATTTGGATCAATTGAATAGTCAGTGTGTGCCATGCTGTCAAAATCATACCACCtcttcttcctcctcctcctcttccaCATCAGCGGGAATCGATGACTCCTGTTGTCACTGTGATAAGCAAACAG gTGAATGTAAGGCAACGTCAACTGGCGGCAAGCGGCGTACTGTAATTGGAAAcgaaaatagttttaaaagTGGTGGAGATGGTGCTAGAAGTAATGGAGGAGCCTACGGCAATGATGAAGGAAATAGCAATGAGTTTCTATTACGACTCGATTCACCCTTAACGGCTCTGACGGCAATTGCAGTTGCCATCTGTTTGTTGATTATCACAATTTTCTCCATTATCTTTGCTGTCTTACAG CGTAATAGCAACCATGTATCGAGAAATTCGGTGCGTTATAGGAAAATAATTAGCAAATCCAGTGGAAATGGAAGAAAGAATCCGACCACCACAAAGACAAGCAATGAAGCTagatttattttcaatattgGTGAAGACGATGACTCTGATGATAATaccgatgatgatgataataatgataataataccATGGACGGAAGAAAAATAGTTTACGAACCGAAAACAAGCACAATTCATGGTAacgaattttatttaaagagtACAAATGATATTGATGCTATCGAGTTTCATACCAATAACAAATCGTCCAATGAGTCCCACTCAAGGAGGTCCTCCATCAACATTAATGCAATGGAATatgctaaaaataaaaatattcaaacaaaTCAGACGGCAGCAACGGGCAGCAATGGCAATACAAAGAGCAGTGTTTGTAGCTGA
- the LOC6648841 gene encoding furin-like protease 2 isoform X3 encodes MLDITIGNDDGNSRNRTEYTQHNHHNDDDVYNDDDRLQSTLSTSCCIASSFVGLPAAAAYRKHCTDDKRIPLLRRQQQQQQERRKPTPPYVKLQNRNYLCTFSRMAAKSSCIYFLLVLIVNLSRNTSAYQNLNESSTNSGKILQQQNESLNANYLHHPQQQQHLIHNVERTGTETNTHINASTKRNSYDDYHHEHLHQHLNDIDIFGSYNMPEEPIYTNEFAVYIPAGKSVADEIAAKYGFTNKGQIGALNDYYLYQHHRVSKRSIRLSRKHHSALKSEFEVKWLQQQHEKIRRKRDGPYQDILPTYTSQSQSVLNPTLSTHTPRMEYRDVSAHLIFSDPLFKEQWYLVSKNGGAKDGLDMNVGPAWQKGYTGKGVVVSILDDGIQTNHPDLAQNYDPDASFDINGNDSDPTPQDNGDNKHGTRCAGEVAAVAFNNYCGVGVAYNASIGGVRMLDGKVNDVVEAQALSLNPSHIDIYSASWGPEDDGSTVDGPGPLARRAFIYGVTSGRQGKGSIFVWASGNGGRYTDSCNCDGYTNSIFTLSISSATQAGFKPWYLEECSSTLATTYSSGTPGHDKSVATVDMDGRLRPDHICTVEHTGTSASAPLAAGICALALEANPELTWRDMQYLVVYTSRPGPLEKESGWTLNGVKRKYSHKFGYGLMDAGAMVSLAEQWTSVPPQHICKSRENNEDRKIDGSYGYTLSTHMDVNGCAGTINEVRYLEHVQCRITLRFFPRGNLRILLTSPMGTTSTLLFERPRDIVKSNFDDWPFLSVHFWGEKAEGRWTLQVINGGRRRVNQPGILSKWQLIFYGTSSQPMRLKSELLNPNPQLRNPVGSNPFLFPSASNIGQPSNEGGNFNTDSFAGYLNYQNIFTSAGSNPEPATATLDGHNVSASIVAEDEMADNNNNNNKNKLILHSCDGECGTSGCYGRGPTQCVACSHYRLDNTCVSRCPPRSFPNQMGICWPCHDSCETCAGAGPDSCLTCAPAHLHVIDLAVCLQVCPDGYFENTKNRTCIPCEPNCASCQDHPEFCTSCDHHLVMHENKCYSACPSDTYETEDNKCAFCHSTCGTCNGPTDQDCITCRPSRYAWQTKCMNNCPEGFYADKKRLECMPCPKGCKTCTSSGLCSDCMENWTLNKKDKCIVAGSETCSDSEFFNPTEGQCQSCHATCETCNGPLESNCMSCPSSRLLELNHCVTGCQDGFFMETGVCSPCLHTCTQCFSRTNCSNCSKGLELQNGECRTTCADGYYSDRGICAKCYLSCRTCSGPRRNQCVQCPIGWQLAAGECHPECPEGFYKSDFGCQKCHHYCKTCNDAGPLACSSCPSHFMLDGGLCMECLSSEYYDTTTQTCKSCHNSCRSCLGPGQYSCKTCATPLHLDQLNSQCVPCCQNHTTSSSSSSSSTSAGIDDSCCHCDKQTGECKATSTGGKRRTVIGNENSFKSGGDGARSNGGAYGNDEGNSNEFLLRLDSPLTALTAIAVAICLLIITIFSIIFAVLQRNSNHVSRNSVRYRKIISKSSGNGRKNPTTTKTSNEARFIFNIGEDDDSDDNTDDDDNNDNNTMDGRKIVYEPKTSTIHGNEFYLKSTNDIDAIEFHTNNKSSNESHSRRSSININAMEYAKNKNIQTNQTAATGSNGNTKSSVCS; translated from the exons ATGCTTGATATAACAATAGGCAACGACGACGGTAACAGCAGAAATAGAACAGAATACACACAGCATAATcatcataatgatgatgatgtttataatgatgatgatcggCTACAGTCGACGTTATCAACATCCTGTTGTATAGCCTCGTCCTTTGTGGGAttgcccgccgccgctgcataTCGAAAGCACTGCACTGATGATAAAAGAATTCCGCTCCTCCgccggcagcagcaacagcagcaggagaggAGAAAACCAACTCCTCCATATGTGAAACTCCAGAATAGAAACTATTTATGTACATTTAGCCGTATGGCGGCAAAAAGCagttgtatatattttttattagttttaatAGTTAACCTAAGCCGAAATACTAGTGcttatcaaaatttaaatgaaagcTCAACTAATTCTGGCAAAATActccaacaacaaaatgagaGTCTAAATGCCAACTATCTACATcatccacaacaacaacaacatctcATTCATAATGTAGAGCGAACAGGGACAGAGACAAATACTCACATTAATGCCAGTACAAAGAGAAATAGTTATGATGACTACCACCATGAGCATCTGCATCAGCATCTAAATGATATTGATATCTTTGGCTCATATAATATGCCAGAGGAACCAATTTATACAAATGAATTTGCCGTCTATATACCGGCTGGAAAATCTGTAGCCGATGAAATAGCAGCAAAATATGGCTTCACCAATAAGGGACAg ATTGGAGCTCTCAATGACTATTATCTGTATCAGCACCACCGCGTATCTAAGCGTTCGATTCGTTTGAGTCGCAAGCATCACAGTGCCTTAAAGTCAGAGTTCGAG GTTAAATggctgcagcagcaacatgaGAAAATTCGACGTAAAAGAGATGGACCCTATCAAGATATATTACCCACCTACA CATCTCAATCCCAATCGGTGCTCAATCCAACTCTATCCACACATACGCCACGCATGGAATATAGAGATGTTTCCGCCCATTTAATATTCTCCGATCCGTTGTTTAAGGAACAGTGGTATTTGGTGAGTAAA AATGGCGGAGCTAAGGATGGCTTGGACATGAATGTTGGACCTGCTTGGCAAAAGGGTTATACCGGAAAAGGTGTTGTGGTTTCCATTCTAGATGACGGTATACAAACAAATCATCCCGATCTCGCCCAGAATTAT GATCCTGATGCATCATTCGATATTAATGGCAATGACTCGGATCCAACGCCTCAGGATAATGGGGATAATAAGCATGGAACACGCTGTGCCGGAGAGgtagctgctgttgcttttaaTAACTATTGCGGCGTGGGTGTGGCATATAATGCTAGCATTGGTG GTGTACGCATGTTGGATGGAAAAGTTAATGATGTGGTTGAGGCACAAGCTTTAAGCTTGAATCCCTCGCATATCGATATCTATAGTGCCTCTTGGGGTCCCGAAGATGATGGCTCGACAGTCGATGGTCCCGGACCGTTAGCCCGTCGTGCCTTTATTTATGGTGTGACCAGTGGCCGCCAGGGCAAAGGTTCGATATTTGTGTGGGCCTCGGGTAATGGTGGCCGTTACACCGACTCGTGCAATTGCGATGGATACACCAACTCCATTTTCACCCTATCCATATCAAGTGCCACTCAAGCTGG CTTTAAGCCGTGGTATCTTGAGGAATGCTCTTCCACACTGGCCACCACATACAGTTCGGGAACTCCGGGACATGACAAGAGTGTGGCAACTGTTGATATGGATGGACGCCTGCGACCCGATCACATTTGTACGGTTGAGCATACAGGAACCTCAGCATCGGCCCCATTGGCAGCCGGCATATGTGCTCTAGCCTTGGAGGCCAATCCGGAGTTAACATGGCGTGATATGCAGTATTTGGTGGTCTATACCTCACGACCAGGACCGCTGGAGAAGGAAAGTGGCTGGACATTGAATGGCGTGAAACGAAAATATAGTCACAAATTTGGTTATGGTCTGATGGATGCGGGCGCCATGGTTTCCCTGGCCGAGCAATGGACATCTGTGCCGCCGCAACACATTTGCAAGTCGCGGGAGAATAATGAAGATCGTAAAATTGATGGCAGCTATGGCTATACATTGTCCACTCACATGGATGTTAATGGTTGCGCCGGCACTATCAATGAGGTGCGCTATCTGGAGCATGTTCAATGTCGGATCACATTGCGCTTCTTTCCCCGTGGCAATTTGCGTATTCTGCTAACCTCACCGATGGGTACAACCAGCACATTGCTCTTTGAACGACCCCGAGATATTGTCAAATCCAATTTCGATGATTGGCCATTCCTGAGTGTTCATTTCTGGGGCGAAAAGGCCGAGGGACGCTGGACACTGCAGGTGATTAACGGTGGCAGGCGACGTGTCAATCAGCCGGGCATATTGTCCAAGTGGCAATTGATATTCTATGGCACTTCAAGCCAGCCAATGCGTCTCAAATCCGAGCTACTCAATCCGAATCCACAATTGCGTAATCCGGTTGGCTCCAATCCGTTCCTCTTTCCATCGGCCTCCAATATAGGCCAACCATCGAACGAAGGTGGTAATTTTAATACGGACAGTTTTGCTGGTTATCTGAACTATCAGAATATATTTACCAGCGCTGGCTCGAATCCAGAGCCAGCTACGGCCACATTAGATGGTCATAATGTATCTGCTAGCATTGTGGCAGAAGATGAGATGGCcgacaataacaacaacaacaacaagaacaagttGATCCTCCATTCCTGCGATGGTGAATGCGGTACATCGGGTTGTTATGGACGCGGACCAACTCAGTGTGTGGCCTGCAGTCATTATCGTTTAGACAA CACTTGCGTTAGTCGTTGCCCGCCCCGTTCGTTCCCCAATCAAATGGGCATATGCTGGCCCTGTCACGATTCATGTGAAACTTGTGCTGGCGCTGGACCAGACAGTTGTCTCACCTGTGCCCCAGCCCATTTGCATGTCATCGATTTGGCCGTTTGTCTGCAAGTTTGTCCCGATGGATATTTTGAGA ATACCAAAAATCGTACATGTATTCCCTGTGAGCCCAATTGTGCATCATGCCAAGATCATCCAGAATTTTGTACTAGCTGTGATCACCATTTGGTTATGCATGAGAATAAATGCTATTCGGCCTGTCCCTCGGACACATACGAGACGGAGGATAACAA ATGCGCCTTCTGTCATTCCACCTGTGGCACTTGCAATGGCCCAACAGATCAAGATTGCATAACATGTCGTCCCAGTCGCTATGCCTGGCAAACCAAATGCATGAATAATTGTCCAGAAGGTTTCTATGCTGACAAAAAACGTCTTGAGTGCATGCCATGTCCCAAAGGATGCAAAACCTGCACCAGCAGTGGCCTCTGCTCCGATTGTATGGAAAATTGGACACTAAACAAGAAGGACAAATGCATTGTAGCTGGCAGCGAAACGTGCAGTGATT CTGAATTCTTTAATCCAACTGAGGGTCAATGCCAATCATGTCATGCCACTTGCGAGACATGCAACGGTCCATTGGAATCCAATTGCATGTCATGTCCTTCGAGTCGTCTGCTTGAACTGAATCATTGTGTTACCGGTTGTCAGGATGGTTTCTTTATGGAAACGGGCGTTTGTTCGCCTTGTCTGCACACCTGTACACAATGTTTCTCTCGCACCAATTGCAGCAACTGCTCCAAGGGACTGGAACTACAAAATGGTGAATGTCGCACAACTTGTGCCGATGG ATATTATAGTGATCGTGGCATTTGTGCTAAATGCTATCTCAGTTGCCGCACTTGCAGTGGACCACGACGAAATCAGTGTGTTCAATGTCCAATTGGCTGGCAATTGGCAGCCGGCGAATGCCATCCAGAATGTCCGGAAGGATTCTACAAATCTGATTTTGGTTGTCAGAAATGTCATCATTATTGCAAGACTTGCAATG atGCCGGGCCACTTGCTTGTTCGTCGTGTCCATCACATTTTATGCTGGATGGTGGCCTATGCATGGAATGCCTCAGTTCCGAGTATTATGATACTACAACACAAACCTGCAAGAGCTGTCACAATTCATGTCGTTCATGCCTAGGACCTGGCCAGTATTCTTGCAAGACATGCGCAACTCCCTTGCATTTGGATCAATTGAATAGTCAGTGTGTGCCATGCTGTCAAAATCATACCACCtcttcttcctcctcctcctcttccaCATCAGCGGGAATCGATGACTCCTGTTGTCACTGTGATAAGCAAACAG gTGAATGTAAGGCAACGTCAACTGGCGGCAAGCGGCGTACTGTAATTGGAAAcgaaaatagttttaaaagTGGTGGAGATGGTGCTAGAAGTAATGGAGGAGCCTACGGCAATGATGAAGGAAATAGCAATGAGTTTCTATTACGACTCGATTCACCCTTAACGGCTCTGACGGCAATTGCAGTTGCCATCTGTTTGTTGATTATCACAATTTTCTCCATTATCTTTGCTGTCTTACAG CGTAATAGCAACCATGTATCGAGAAATTCGGTGCGTTATAGGAAAATAATTAGCAAATCCAGTGGAAATGGAAGAAAGAATCCGACCACCACAAAGACAAGCAATGAAGCTagatttattttcaatattgGTGAAGACGATGACTCTGATGATAATaccgatgatgatgataataatgataataataccATGGACGGAAGAAAAATAGTTTACGAACCGAAAACAAGCACAATTCATGGTAacgaattttatttaaagagtACAAATGATATTGATGCTATCGAGTTTCATACCAATAACAAATCGTCCAATGAGTCCCACTCAAGGAGGTCCTCCATCAACATTAATGCAATGGAATatgctaaaaataaaaatattcaaacaaaTCAGACGGCAGCAACGGGCAGCAATGGCAATACAAAGAGCAGTGTTTGTAGCTGA